In Candidatus Eisenbacteria bacterium, the DNA window GGTATCGTTGCCGTCCGGATCGCTCGCCGTCCAGGTCGCGGTGTAGGTCCCGGTCTCGGACACGGCGACGTTCCCCGCGGGGGGGTTCCCGACCGTGATGGTGGGCGTGCCGTTCTGGGAAGGGTTGATCGTGAGCGAGTAGCCGGGACTCGTCGCGCCGAGGAAGCCGTACACGCGGACGTGATACCAGCCGGCCGGGCGGTCCTTGAGGGAGATCTTCTCCCAGTTGCGCGTGCTGGAGGACACGTCGAGGGTATTCCCCGCGGCATCGAGCAGGGACAGCTCGAGGTTCCCCTGGGATCCCGTGAAGTCGATGCGGACTTCGTCTCCCATCGATCCCGTGGCGGGCATGTAGAACCGGAAGTAGTCGTCGTTCCCGGCCGTATGGATCGACAGACCGAAGAGCGTCGTGACCGGACCGCAGGGGCCGAGGACGGGACTGTTCGGCCCTCCGACGGGACGCGAATCCAGATCGGAGACCTGGTTGTTGGGTTCGTAGGGATCCGGACTGAAGGTGCCCGGGGGGACGATCGTGACGAGGATCCGGGCGACGTTGTTCGTCTCGTCCGCCTCCAGGACGTGATCGAGCGGATCGGACTCCGACTCCAGCCAGTACTCGCCCGGAGGAACGCCGGTGATGTCGATGTTCTGGCCTTCGAGGCTCTTCTGGTAGATGTCGGCCCAGCCCACCGAGAGGCCCTGAATGGTCGTGCCGCACGAGGTGTACGCGGGACTCGGAGGAAACCCGGGCAAGGTGTTGTCGTGGACGATCAGATCCAGGATGCAGAAGCTCGTCTTGGCTCCCTCCGCGACGACGGCGCCGACGCCCCCTCCCTCGGCGACGGCCCGCAACCGGTACACGGCCCAGTCCTGGACGTGGATGTGCGAGTGCTCCTGGTGATAGACGAACGCGCCTGCGTCGCGGTCATAGAAGGTGCCGTCGCTCCGCCAGATGCGCTGCCGGACGTCCTGGGTTCCATCGCCATTGTCCGGAAGCACCCCATAGAGATGAAGTCTTCCGGACCCGATGTTCGCGGTCGCGTTCGACAGCCGCAGATGGGTTCTCCCGGGCACGATGCTCGTCACGATGTCGTGGTCGTACAGCTCGTTGGTCCGGGTGACGATGTCCGGGCGGCGCTCGAGGATCGCGCCTTGGGGCGCGTGCGTCGTGTCCACCTGGACGGAGTACGTCCCCCCGGTCAGGTTCGCGCTGTCGATCACCAGGAAGTAGGTCCCCTCGGAAAGGACCGCGTCGTCGATCGCGGACTGCCCGGAGGGACAGGACGGTCTGTTGTCATTGCAGTACAGCTCGTTCTGGTCCAAGTCGAGGATCGCGACCCGGGTATCCAGGTGCGCCGCGTTGCATCCGATCGTGACATCCAGACTCACCGGCACGTCGATCGTGAGGCGGTACCAGTGGTCCGGTCCGCCCTGGTTTCCTCCCAGCTCGCACGTCACGAGGTAGTCGTCGCAGTCGGCGGAGAGATTGCGGGTGTCGCTGTACGGGAAGCTCGGAACCACCGTCGCGCTGGCGGCGTCGGAGCCGCTGCACGGGGCGCCCGGCCCCTGCCACCGGACGTTCAACTCGTACGGACCCTCGGCACCGTCGTAGCCGTCCACCACGATGTAGTACGTCCCCGCCGCCACCGTGAGGTCGCTGATGCGAGACTGGGGGCTGCACGTCGGGCCGTCGTCGTTGCATGCGAGGAGCGCGAGACCTTCCGAGAACACGCCGAGGCGCGTGTCGTAGGTGACGATCCCCGAGCTGGCGCAGGTCGTCCACGCGTGGATGACGCCGCCCTGGGGGAGCGTCAGCTTGTACCAGGCATCCTCGGCGGTATCGGCCCCGCCGCTGGCGCACGTGGGAAGCAGGGCGTCGTTTCCCTTCCCCACGGTCGTGCCCAGGTCGCGAAAGATCTGCGCCTGGATCACGGTCGCGTTCGCCGCGTTCGAGCCTCCGTCCATGGCGGAGAGCATCACCTTCGGAGCGCGCTGCATCGCACCCGCGTCGAGCGTGCGCCAGGAGGGCGCGGTCACGGGGTTCGACACGGACCAGGAGGAGGCCTGCGACTCCGGCATCGGATGCTTCTGTGCGGCCGCGGGCCCGCATGCCGCGAGAAGCCCACCGAGGACGCCGGCGATTCGAAGGGAGCGCACGAGAGATCCTCTGCTGGCGGTGAGGGGAAGTGAGTCGGAGGGAGAGCGCGATGGGCGGCGGACGAATGCCGTCCGCCGCCCACGTTTCTCGGAGCAAGGTCTCAGGTTCGACGGACTCCGATGCTCGCTCGAGGCTCGAGTTACTCGGTGCAGCCCGTCAGTCTGTTCATGAGCGCCGCGGCGGCGGAACGCTTGCAGTCGGAGTCCTTGCCTTTGCAGGTGAGGGCCGTGTAGATGTCCGAGCAGGTAGCGAACGCATCGTTCGGGTCCAGATCGGCGGCCGCCTGGCAGTACTGGTTGAACTCGCTCTCGTGGTTCTTCCAGTAGCCCGGCGAGCAAGGCGTTCCTTCACTCGGCGGCTCGCACTTGCAGTCCGGATCGTCGCAGTCGACGAGCTTGTCGCCGTCGTCGTCCGCTTTGTTGTCGCAAATCTCGCCCTTGGTCTGCGCGATGGCGACGGAGCTCAGTCCGAGACAACAGACGGACAGCGCCAGGAACAGGAACAGGTACCGCTTCATGAGGTGCCCCCCTCAGGGTTGGCTTCGACGACCCCCCCGCCACCGGGATCGTCGGGCGGAATGCCCGACGCACTCGGGAGTGTCATGCGAAGAC includes these proteins:
- a CDS encoding lysyl oxidase family protein, with product MRSLRIAGVLGGLLAACGPAAAQKHPMPESQASSWSVSNPVTAPSWRTLDAGAMQRAPKVMLSAMDGGSNAANATVIQAQIFRDLGTTVGKGNDALLPTCASGGADTAEDAWYKLTLPQGGVIHAWTTCASSGIVTYDTRLGVFSEGLALLACNDDGPTCSPQSRISDLTVAAGTYYIVVDGYDGAEGPYELNVRWQGPGAPCSGSDAASATVVPSFPYSDTRNLSADCDDYLVTCELGGNQGGPDHWYRLTIDVPVSLDVTIGCNAAHLDTRVAILDLDQNELYCNDNRPSCPSGQSAIDDAVLSEGTYFLVIDSANLTGGTYSVQVDTTHAPQGAILERRPDIVTRTNELYDHDIVTSIVPGRTHLRLSNATANIGSGRLHLYGVLPDNGDGTQDVRQRIWRSDGTFYDRDAGAFVYHQEHSHIHVQDWAVYRLRAVAEGGGVGAVVAEGAKTSFCILDLIVHDNTLPGFPPSPAYTSCGTTIQGLSVGWADIYQKSLEGQNIDITGVPPGEYWLESESDPLDHVLEADETNNVARILVTIVPPGTFSPDPYEPNNQVSDLDSRPVGGPNSPVLGPCGPVTTLFGLSIHTAGNDDYFRFYMPATGSMGDEVRIDFTGSQGNLELSLLDAAGNTLDVSSSTRNWEKISLKDRPAGWYHVRVYGFLGATSPGYSLTINPSQNGTPTITVGNPPAGNVAVSETGTYTATWTASDPDGNDTWVDVFLNTAPTLNGNEIFLTTSQNTPGGQGFYVINPASLPHDTYYVYTRIKDGGTASGDWSAGTITIQEVTAVEPNPIAAAWRLLPASPNPFNPRTRVQLQVGRESRVSWRIYDSRGALVRTLVNGALPAGVHQRTWDGRDDRGRTVTSGTYYVVVDAAGFKGRQKITMVK